TAATTAATCGATTGATATTAATTTTAAATATTGATTTGTAAATATTGATTAAAAGTATTAATTTATAAAATATTGTAATAAATAATTGAAATAATAATATTAATGATAAATAGTGACTGGAAAATTAAATTGATATATAATTAAACTGTCACGGGTGATTATATGAGTAATTATGATGTACTTTTAATAAATCCAATTGATAATACTGCTGTTAAAAATGGTTTAGGATTAAATGTACCTCCTTTAAATTTGATGTATCTTGGTGGAATGCTTGAAGAAAATTCTTTTTCTGTTAAAATATTAGATGATGATTTGTATCAGGAAGGGTCTGAGAAAATTTCAAATATTGTTTCGAAAATAGATCCTCTAGTTGTAGGAGTTACAGCTACTACAGCTACTATAAAAGAATCTTTAAAATATATTAGAGCTGTTAAAGAAAAATTACCTAATGCTTTAACGGTTATTGGAGGCCCACATAGTACTTTTTTACCTGTAGAAACTCTAAATGAAGAACCAAACCTTGATGTAGTTGTAATAGGTGAAGGTGAAGAAACTTTAGTTGAAGTGGCTGATAAATATTCAATTTATGAGAATATTGAAAATTTTTCTGATATTAAAGGAATAGTTTATAGGGATCGGATTTCTAGTGGCAGAATTGATAGTGCTGCGATTGATAGTAATAATGTTGATATTGATAGGATTTCTAGTGATGGAATTTATAAGGGTAGAAATCATAATGAAGGATTTCACGGTGAACAAATTAAAATTAATGAACCTCGTCCTTTGATTAAAGATTTAGATAGTTTACCTTTCCCTGCAAGACATCTTATCCCATTCAAGTCATATAAATTATCCAATCAAGCTGGAGGAATGATAACTAGTAGGGGTTGTCCTTATTCTTGTAATTATTGTTCATCTTCTCTTATAATGGGTAAAAAATTCAGAACAAGAAGTCCAGATAATGTAGTTGATGAATTGGAAGTTTTAGTTGATAAATATGGTCTTAAGGATGTTGCTTTTTTAGATGATATTTTCATGTTAAATAAAAAAAGAGCTAAACTAATTGCCGATGAAATTAAGAGAAGAAATATTGATGTAAGTTTTGTAGCTTCTTCAAGAGTTAATACTGTTGATAAATCACTTTTAGAATCTCTTAAA
The nucleotide sequence above comes from Methanobrevibacter sp. TMH8. Encoded proteins:
- a CDS encoding radical SAM protein gives rise to the protein MSNYDVLLINPIDNTAVKNGLGLNVPPLNLMYLGGMLEENSFSVKILDDDLYQEGSEKISNIVSKIDPLVVGVTATTATIKESLKYIRAVKEKLPNALTVIGGPHSTFLPVETLNEEPNLDVVVIGEGEETLVEVADKYSIYENIENFSDIKGIVYRDRISSGRIDSAAIDSNNVDIDRISSDGIYKGRNHNEGFHGEQIKINEPRPLIKDLDSLPFPARHLIPFKSYKLSNQAGGMITSRGCPYSCNYCSSSLIMGKKFRTRSPDNVVDELEVLVDKYGLKDVAFLDDIFMLNKKRAKLIADEIKRRNIDVSFVASSRVNTVDKSLLESLKNVGMKTLYCGVESGSQRVLDLMKKGITLQQARDAFKTAKEVGVDVIGSFILGYPGETSKEMDETINFSIELDPDYSQYSILTPFPGTPIHSQLNDGNLLSTNGWDDYTVLKSVINYEKLGLSKSFVERKLAKAYIKFYTRPKYLIKHRNMFKVLLQTIHRSFIRPIFRQETPKGWYNALKEE